The following are from one region of the Nicotiana tomentosiformis chromosome 7, ASM39032v3, whole genome shotgun sequence genome:
- the LOC138895939 gene encoding uncharacterized protein: MVSSEGIKVDLKKIEVGRVISYASCQLKPHDKNYLVHDLELAAIVHASKIWRHYLFGKANVVADALRRKAVSMCSLAYIPIGKIPLASDVQECQYDDPHLLVPKDTIQHGNSKEVSIGDDGLLRMQCRICVPNVDGLRELIFEKAHSSRYSVHLGAANMYQDLRQHYWWRIMNKDIVEYMARFLNCQQVKYEHQRGSWDPFLPLVEFSYNNNYQSSIQMSPYEDLYGRECRSPIGWFETGKARLLVMDLVQDALEKVKLIQDQLHTAQSRKKHYIDWKVRDVTYMVGEKTAQCIAHEGCDEVQEEGTVQLDGDMTYNVESVAIFDRQVRKMRSKKIASVKV; encoded by the exons atggtgtccagtgagggtattaaggtagatctgaagaagattgag GTAGGTagggtgatttcttatgcttcatgccagttgaagccccatgataaGAACTACctcgttcatgatttagagttagcagccattgttcatgcatcaaagatttggaggcattatcttttcg ggaaggccaatgtggtggccgatgccttgcgtagaaaggcggtgagtatgtgtagccttgcatatattcctatTGGTAAGATAccacttgcatcagatgttca agagtgccagtatgatgaccctcatttgcttgtccctAAGGACACGATACAACATGGTAattccaaggaggtttctattggagatgatgggttATTGCGGATGCAgtgtcgtatttgtgtgcccaatgtggatgggttacgtgagttgatttttgagaaggcccacagttcAAGGTATTCcgttcatctgggtgccgcgaatatgtatcaggacttgaggcaacactattggtggagaataatgaataaagatatagtggagtatatGGCTCGAttcttgaactgtcagcaggtgaagtacgagcatcagag gggttcttgggatccgtttctaccacttgtagagttttcctacaacaacaactaccaatcaagtattcagatgtCTCCTTATGAGGACTTATATGGAAGGGAGTGTCGATCTCCAATTGGGTGGTTTGAGACCGGGAAGGCTAGGTTGTTGGTCATGGatctggttcaggatgccttagaaaaggtcaagttgattcaggatcagcttcACACGGCACAATCTAGAAAGAAACATTACATcgattggaaggttcgtgatgttacatatatggtgggagagaagaCTGCTCAatgtatcgcccatgaagggtgtgatgaggttcaggaggaagg cacagttcagttagatggagatatgacttataatgtggagtcggtggccatttttgaTCGGCAAGTTCGAAAGATGAGATCAAAGAaaatagcttcagtgaaagtttaG